The nucleotide window GCGGGGCGGCAGGTGCAGGGTGCGCTGGACCATGACGAGCGCGAGGACGGCGAAGGGCACGGCCACGAAGAAGTTCCAGCGCCAGCCCCACGCATCGGTGATGAGGCCGCCGGCGAGCGGGCCGCCGACGGTGGCCACGGCCATCACCGCGCCGAACAGGCCCATGTACTTGCCGCGCTCACGCGGGCTGATGATGTCCGCCATGATGACGTGGCTGAGGGCGGCCAGGCCGCCGCCGCCCAGGCCCTGGACCACGCGGCAGGCGATCAGGAACGCGGGGTCGGTGGTGAAGCCCGCCGCCGCGGAGGCGGCGACGAAGATGACGAGGGCGAGCTGGAAGAGGACCTTGCGGTTCACGAGGTCGGCGAGCTTGCCCCAGATGGGGGTGGCGATCGCGGTGGCCAGCAGGGCCGAGGTGATCACCCACGTGTAGGCGTTCTGGTCGCCGCCGATGTCGCTGATGATCACCGGCATCGACGTGGAGACCACCGTGTTGGCGATCATGGAGACGAACATGCCGAGGAGCAGGCCGGTGAGGGCCCGCAGGACGACGCGGTGCCGGGCGGCGTCGGCCGCGGCCTGGCCCAGGGAGGGGCCACCCGTGGTCGGCGCGGCCTCGGGGGACGAGACGGAGGTGGAGGTCATGGGATCCTTCGATGGTTGACCGATGACAATGATTGACTTGTGTCAACTATAGAGACCGGGCGCCGGGCGCGGGCCTCCTCGCGGGGTTAGCCTGGTCACGTCCCCCGAGTCGAGAGTGAGCACCCCATGAGCCCCCGCTTCCTGATGATGACCGCCCTGCCCGAGCCCGGACTGGGCATGCTCCGCGACGTCGGCGAGGTGGTGGACGGCGCCGACGTCGGCGGGGACGAGGCCCTCGCCCGGCTGTGCGCCTCCGGGGACTACGACGTGGTCGTGGCCGCGCTCGACCAGAAGTTCACGGCGGAGGTGCTCGCCGACGCGAAGGTCAAGGGCATCGCCAACTACGCCGTCGGGCACAACAACATCGACGTCGCCGCCGCCACCGAGGCGGGGATCGCCGTCGGGAACACCCCGGATGTGCTCACCGAGGCGACGGCGGACATCGCCCTGCTCCTGCTCCTGGGCGTGGCCCGCCGCGCCGTGGAGGGTGAGGCCATGATGCGCGGCGGCCGGTTCGAGGGCTGGCGTGCCGACCTGCTCGTGGGCAAGGACGTGGCCGGAGCGACCCTCGGCCTGGCCGGCTTCGGCCGGATCGGCCGCGCCGTCGCGCGCCGCGGCCTGGCCCTCGGCATGGACGTGGTCTTCGCGCCGCGCCCCCCGGCTCATCGCGAGGTCTCCTTCGCCGAGCTCGGGGAGTTCGCCGGGAAGGTGGAGCAGGTCCGCTGGGAGGAGCTCGTGGAGCGCTCCGACTACCTCTCCCTGCACGTCCCCCTGACCGAGGACACCCGGCACCTCGTGGACGCGGACGTGCTGCGGCGGATGAAGGACGACGCGGTGCTGATCAACACCGCCCGCGGCCCCGTGGTGGACGAGGCGGCGCTCGTGGCGGCCCTGCGCGAGGGCCGGCTCTTCGGCGCCGGGTTCGACGTGTACGAGGAGGAGCCGGCCATGGCCGAGGGCCTCGCGGACCTGAGCAACGTCATGCTCCTGCCCCACCTGGGGTCCGCCACGCGGGGCACGCGCGCCGCGATGGCGGAGCTGACCGCGCGCAACGCCATCGGCATGGCCACGGGCGGTGAGATCCCGGCGCTCGTGAACCCGGAGGCGCGCCGCTGAGCGACAGTAGACTGGACGACTGTGACCTCCCAGAACTCCACGCCCTCGCAGCCCGCCGCCGTCGACCACCACGACCAGCAGGCCGTCCGCGCCGCCAAGCGCGAGCAGCTGCTGGCCGCGGGCCGCGAGGCCTACCCGGTCCAGGTGCCCCGCACGCACTCCCTCGCCGCCGTCCGGGCCGAGTTCGACGGCAAGCACGAGGCCGGGTGGGAGGAGGGACCCGAGGTCTCCGTCACCGGCCGCGTGGTGTTCCTGCGCAACACGGGCAAGCTGTGCTTCGCCACGCTGCAGGAGGCCGGGGAGACCGGCGCGGCCGTGCGCCTGCAGGTCATGGTGTCCCTGGCCGAGGTGGGCGAGGAGTCCCTGGCCGAGTGGAAGAAGGCCGTGGACCTCGGCGACTTCCTCTCCGTCACCGGGCGCGTGATCGTCTCGCGCCGCGGCGAGCTGTCCATCCAGGCCACCGCATGGGAGATGGCCTCGAAGGCGCTGCGTCCGCTGCCCGTGCTGCACGCCGACCTCAACGAGGAGACCCGCGTGCGCCAGCGCTACGCGGACCTGATCGTGC belongs to Micrococcus sp. 2A and includes:
- a CDS encoding D-glycerate dehydrogenase, translated to MSPRFLMMTALPEPGLGMLRDVGEVVDGADVGGDEALARLCASGDYDVVVAALDQKFTAEVLADAKVKGIANYAVGHNNIDVAAATEAGIAVGNTPDVLTEATADIALLLLLGVARRAVEGEAMMRGGRFEGWRADLLVGKDVAGATLGLAGFGRIGRAVARRGLALGMDVVFAPRPPAHREVSFAELGEFAGKVEQVRWEELVERSDYLSLHVPLTEDTRHLVDADVLRRMKDDAVLINTARGPVVDEAALVAALREGRLFGAGFDVYEEEPAMAEGLADLSNVMLLPHLGSATRGTRAAMAELTARNAIGMATGGEIPALVNPEARR